A single window of Paroedura picta isolate Pp20150507F chromosome 8, Ppicta_v3.0, whole genome shotgun sequence DNA harbors:
- the TIMM23B gene encoding mitochondrial import inner membrane translocase subunit Tim23B, which translates to MEGGVAASGNSKGSGLGSLFGVGGVGGPGYSHADLAGVPLTGMSPLSPYLNVDPRYLIQDTDEFILPTGASKTRGRFELAFFTIGGCCMTGAAFGALNGLRLGLKETQSMAWSKPRNVQILNMVTRQGALWANTLGSLALLYSAFGVVIEKTRGAEDDLNTVAAGTMTGMLYKCTGGLRGIARGGIAGLTLTSLYALYNNWEHMKGSLQRQSL; encoded by the exons ATGGAGGGGGGCGTTGCGGCCAGCGGGAACTCTAAAGGCTCCGGCCTCGGAAGCCTCTTCGGCGTCGGGGGCGTCGGCGGCCCGGGCTATTCCCACGCGGACCTGGCTGGAGTTCCCC tgACTGGAATGAGCCCTCTGTCTCCATATTTAAATGTGGACCCCAGATACCTTATACAG gaCACAGATGAATTTATTTTACCCACTGGAGCTAGCAAAACTAGGGGAAGATTTGAGCTGGCATTCTTTACCATTGGAGGATGTTGCATGACAG GAGCTGCATTTGGTGCACTGAATGGCTTGCGGCTGGGTTTGAAGGAAACACAAAGCATGGCTTGGTCCAAACCTAGAAATGTACA GATTTTAAACATGGTGACAAGACAAGGGGCATTATGGGCCAATACTCTTGGATCTCTAG CATTGCTGTATAGCGCATTTGGAGTTGTCATAGAGAAAACACGAGGTGCAGAAGATGATCTGAACACCGTGGCTGCTGGGACCATGACAGGAATGCTGTATAAATGCACAG GTGGACTACGTGGGATAGCCAGAGGTGGCATTGCAGGACTGACACTCACCAGCCTCTATGCTCTCTATAACAACTGGGAGCACATGAAGGGTTCCTTGCAGAGGCAGTCCCTCTGA